The DNA sequence CTATATTGAAAGCCAAAACCTATAAATATCGTCTTTACCCTACAAAGAAGCAAGTCCAAAAACTTGAATGGACTTTGGATATGTGCCGTATCCTCCACAACTCCTGTCTTTTGGATAGAAGAAATCATTACGAGCAGACTGGCAAAGGACTTTCCCGGATCAAACAGCAGGAAATCCTTAAATCCGATAAACAAATTGTTGAATCCCTAAAGCAGATACATTCTCAAGTCCTTCAAGATGTTCTTTTTAGAGTAGATAGAGCATTTCAAGGATTCTTTCGAAGGATTAAAGAGAAAAACGATAAAGCTGGGTATCCGAGATTCAAGGGGGGAAGGAAGATACGACTCTATCACATATCCA is a window from the Thermodesulfovibrio thiophilus DSM 17215 genome containing:
- a CDS encoding helix-turn-helix domain-containing protein encodes the protein ILKAKTYKYRLYPTKKQVQKLEWTLDMCRILHNSCLLDRRNHYEQTGKGLSRIKQQEILKSDKQIVESLKQIHSQVLQDVLFRVDRAFQGFFRRIKEKNDKAGYPRFKGGRKIRLYHISTTACISDNSARA